A stretch of the Vulcanisaeta souniana JCM 11219 genome encodes the following:
- a CDS encoding nitrite/sulfite reductase → MLGTRGDIEIFKVDFRLFDEVVTKLKEVGLDPRDSCGNSVRNPIPCTSQFCPYAHINAEALSTFIGDYFRYRSEYEQPSLSHRIKISISACERTCAVPVAQDIGIVAKPNGKFDVYLGGGIGEHAFSAKLAFTDVDAEDLLPVCVGVAEVFRRSGERRGFKWVVKLRGLDKVKEEVMAIAREVKSKLPKPPDLAPRFIKSRIVKAPYPTGWVTADELIKLADVAEKYGFGYVLLFNNQSVYIPIREEVNKIEELNNYGIRDPGPIYPEGPITVACLGNELCPPGLIDTTGLGRKIHVHLSRLNEPIRVGISGCTHDCGMSWVSDIGFEPFGSKTRILITMGGSPTALGFVIGTVDPGDAELAAQVLLEMYRESGIHGVRDLMTKVGVNTIRSKLTKSVPSFKPPDKDIGIVFGPD, encoded by the coding sequence ATGCTCGGTACTAGGGGTGATATTGAGATCTTTAAGGTTGATTTCAGACTCTTCGATGAGGTGGTGACCAAGCTTAAGGAGGTAGGCCTTGACCCAAGGGACTCCTGCGGGAACTCTGTTAGGAATCCAATACCGTGCACCTCCCAGTTCTGTCCGTATGCCCACATCAACGCTGAGGCATTGTCCACATTCATAGGCGATTACTTTAGGTATAGGAGTGAGTATGAGCAACCCTCGCTCTCGCATAGGATTAAAATATCAATTTCGGCGTGCGAAAGGACCTGCGCAGTGCCCGTTGCCCAGGACATAGGCATTGTGGCTAAGCCCAATGGTAAGTTCGACGTGTACCTAGGCGGTGGCATAGGTGAGCACGCCTTCAGCGCCAAATTAGCCTTTACCGACGTTGATGCGGAGGATTTACTACCAGTCTGTGTGGGTGTTGCCGAGGTATTTAGGAGGTCTGGCGAGAGGAGGGGGTTCAAGTGGGTGGTTAAGTTACGTGGGCTTGATAAGGTTAAGGAGGAGGTCATGGCGATCGCCAGGGAGGTCAAATCCAAGCTACCCAAGCCACCCGATTTGGCTCCAAGGTTCATTAAGTCAAGGATTGTGAAGGCCCCATACCCAACCGGCTGGGTTACCGCCGATGAATTGATTAAATTGGCTGATGTGGCTGAGAAATATGGGTTTGGCTACGTACTACTATTTAACAACCAAAGTGTTTACATACCAATCCGTGAGGAGGTTAATAAGATTGAGGAATTGAACAATTATGGGATTAGGGATCCAGGGCCCATATATCCCGAGGGCCCAATAACCGTTGCATGCCTAGGGAATGAACTATGCCCACCAGGCCTAATAGACACCACCGGGCTCGGCCGTAAAATACACGTGCACTTAAGTAGGCTCAATGAACCAATTAGGGTCGGCATTAGTGGGTGCACGCATGATTGCGGCATGTCGTGGGTCTCGGACATCGGTTTCGAACCATTTGGTTCTAAGACGAGGATCTTAATAACAATGGGTGGTTCACCGACGGCCCTGGGTTTCGTCATTGGTACGGTTGACCCAGGGGATGCGGAGCTCGCGGCACAGGTTCTACTTGAGATGTATAGGGAGTCGGGTATTCACGGGGTTAGGGACCTCATGACTAAGGTTGGCGTTAACACCATTAGGAGCAAATTAACTAAAAGCGTGCCCTCCTTTAAACCGCCGGATAAGGACATTGGTATTGTTTTCGGGCCTGACTAA
- a CDS encoding DMT family transporter, which produces MIIEDLPALSTAIIWAWASIMYGDFMKRMHPLTVNFLRMLYTSVILLIPAMVLGLNYGAIWGSLSGLLSLVIGDSLYLFSINYSGVSIAAPASYTYIPLTVLFAVFLGEPLTITKLMASILLIPGVYLLSRGGGSRREIKGLFLGLSAAVAWSAGQTMIKIADTAGLNPISIAFTRVAAAGIVLFVVNRLMGSNIAKAVRGTVRGYLPIIAVLDLGLGVALFALSMDLIGLGLTVILTGTMPLIAQAMSSTMGRERFSILKFLGALIIVVAIILVVL; this is translated from the coding sequence ATGATTATTGAGGACCTACCTGCATTATCAACAGCCATTATCTGGGCCTGGGCATCAATAATGTATGGAGACTTCATGAAGAGGATGCACCCATTAACAGTGAACTTCCTCAGGATGCTCTACACCTCAGTAATACTCCTAATTCCAGCAATGGTGCTGGGGCTTAACTACGGAGCCATATGGGGCTCACTGAGCGGCTTGCTTTCACTCGTCATTGGCGACTCACTATACCTATTCTCAATAAACTACTCAGGCGTCTCAATAGCCGCACCGGCATCCTACACCTACATACCATTAACAGTGTTATTCGCGGTATTCCTAGGCGAACCACTGACAATAACGAAGCTAATGGCCAGCATACTATTAATACCCGGCGTCTACCTACTATCCCGCGGTGGTGGTTCAAGGAGGGAGATTAAGGGTTTGTTCCTCGGGCTCTCCGCGGCCGTTGCATGGTCGGCGGGCCAAACAATGATTAAGATCGCCGATACTGCTGGGTTAAATCCCATTTCCATAGCCTTCACGAGGGTTGCAGCGGCCGGTATCGTACTATTCGTGGTTAATCGCCTCATGGGAAGTAACATTGCTAAGGCCGTTAGGGGGACGGTACGTGGTTACCTACCCATCATAGCCGTGCTTGACCTGGGCCTTGGTGTTGCCCTGTTTGCCCTTTCAATGGATTTAATAGGCCTTGGGCTTACTGTGATACTGACGGGCACCATGCCATTGATAGCCCAGGCCATGTCGAGCACCATGGGCAGGGAGAGATTCAGCATTCTTAAGTTCCTCGGCGCACTAATAATAGTAGTGGCAATAATACTAGTAGTCCTTTAG
- a CDS encoding PaREP1 family protein — translation MRDGITIAERYLNEAKEYINKGDAVQVSEKLYKAAEENVKALAEKYDLSENRQAIREGRWHMHLLLKACSRPSKTLGDWVLDG, via the coding sequence ATGAGGGATGGGATTACCATTGCCGAGAGGTACCTAAACGAAGCTAAGGAATACATTAACAAGGGCGATGCAGTACAGGTCAGCGAGAAACTCTACAAGGCTGCTGAAGAGAACGTTAAGGCATTGGCCGAGAAGTACGATTTATCTGAGAACCGGCAGGCAATCAGGGAGGGCAGGTGGCACATGCACCTACTACTTAAGGCTTGCTCGAGACCATCCAAGACCCTTGGTGATTGGGTATTGGATGGCTAG
- a CDS encoding amidohydrolase, which produces MVNGFVLFNGLVYSSFKPLVRAEAMVVVGDRVVHVGNESRALKIADALGLEEVDLKGRVVMPGFIDAHVHLDSIGINLATLDLRGVGSIEELKNKLREYVKSVKARWIMGRGWDQELFRERRWPSRFDIDDVVSDRPVMLVRVCGHAAVLNTRAMELTGLLNAADRDVVRVEVGNATGVIVERALDRVEELVRDSYTLDDYREFMMNAMRYAASLGVTTVGFVSADLKSLQSLIMLERGLGKLPTRVRAYLNPFDHGIDVIELLRQLGIRAGFGSQYLRINGIKVIADGSLGARTAWLSRPYNDDPGNSGRPNYSFDELMSIARRSSEVGLQLAIHGIGDKMVETILDIYSRLGNAQVLRHRIEHASVLREDLIKRVRELGIALAVQPHFVITDWWVVSRVGADRARYVYPFKTLIDNGVMLGFSTDAPVEPLNPWETVYAAVTRGCHEGIELCRYTENEKVSVADALHHYTYGSAYLLREEDELGKLEPGYLADFIIIDKDPLNIDEKELRNVKTLETYIGGQRVYP; this is translated from the coding sequence ATGGTTAATGGCTTTGTTTTGTTTAATGGCTTGGTTTACTCATCCTTCAAGCCCCTGGTTAGAGCTGAGGCTATGGTTGTTGTTGGTGATAGGGTTGTTCATGTTGGTAATGAGTCGAGGGCGTTAAAAATTGCGGATGCCCTCGGGCTTGAGGAGGTGGACTTAAAGGGTCGTGTTGTGATGCCGGGATTCATAGATGCCCATGTGCACCTGGACTCGATAGGCATTAACCTGGCAACGCTGGATTTAAGGGGTGTTGGTAGTATTGAGGAGTTGAAGAATAAGCTTAGGGAGTATGTAAAGAGTGTCAAGGCCAGGTGGATAATGGGTAGGGGTTGGGACCAGGAGTTGTTTAGGGAGAGGCGTTGGCCAAGTAGGTTTGACATTGATGATGTGGTTAGTGATAGACCTGTCATGCTGGTCAGGGTCTGTGGGCATGCCGCTGTACTTAACACGAGGGCCATGGAGCTGACCGGTCTCTTGAATGCGGCAGATAGGGATGTGGTTAGGGTTGAGGTGGGTAATGCCACGGGCGTAATTGTTGAGCGGGCTTTGGATAGGGTTGAGGAGTTGGTGAGGGACTCATACACACTCGATGATTATAGGGAGTTCATGATGAATGCCATGAGATATGCAGCATCGCTTGGCGTTACGACCGTAGGCTTCGTATCCGCAGACCTAAAAAGCCTACAATCGTTGATAATGCTTGAGAGGGGTCTCGGTAAGTTACCGACTAGGGTTAGGGCATACCTAAATCCATTTGATCATGGTATTGACGTCATTGAACTACTGAGGCAACTCGGCATTAGGGCCGGCTTCGGCTCTCAATACCTGAGGATTAATGGTATTAAGGTCATTGCCGATGGCTCGCTCGGAGCTAGGACTGCCTGGTTATCAAGGCCTTATAATGACGACCCAGGTAATTCCGGCAGGCCGAATTACAGCTTTGATGAGTTGATGAGTATTGCGAGGAGGAGTAGTGAGGTTGGTCTTCAACTCGCTATTCACGGTATTGGGGATAAAATGGTTGAGACGATACTCGATATTTACAGCAGGTTAGGTAATGCCCAGGTGCTTAGGCATAGAATTGAGCATGCATCCGTGTTGAGGGAAGACCTTATCAAGAGGGTTAGGGAACTCGGCATCGCATTAGCTGTACAACCTCATTTCGTAATTACTGATTGGTGGGTTGTGAGTAGGGTTGGTGCTGATAGGGCTAGGTACGTGTACCCATTCAAGACGTTAATTGATAATGGCGTAATGCTCGGCTTCAGCACGGACGCCCCAGTTGAGCCTCTCAATCCATGGGAGACCGTGTACGCGGCGGTTACCAGGGGCTGCCATGAGGGTATAGAGCTCTGTAGGTATACGGAGAATGAGAAGGTAAGCGTGGCAGACGCACTTCACCATTACACATACGGTTCTGCGTACCTACTCCGTGAGGAGGACGAACTCGGCAAACTCGAGCCAGGCTACCTGGCGGACTTCATAATAATCGACAAAGACCCGCTAAACATTGACGAGAAGGAACTTAGAAACGTAAAGACCCTAGAGACATACATAGGAGGGCAGAGAGTATACCCATGA